CGCTCCGGATATTGTTCTTTTACTGCTTTTGTAGTAGCCGCCACTTTACTAGGCGAGTGTGCAAAATCTTTAAAGACTACACAAGTTGCACTTTCGGCAATTTTCTCTAAGCGTTTTGATGCTCCTTTAAAGGTGGCGATGGCTTCATAAAAATCATCCTCATCAACCCCCATGTTCTGGCAAATCCATTTTGCACCGGAAAGATTGCTTAAATTATGGGCTCCAAAAACTTCAATAGGCATTAAGCCTTCAGGAGTTTCTAATAAGGTTTCTCCGTTTTCAACGCTATACTGAGGAACTGTATAGGCTAATTTTCTAATCGCATTTTCGGAAGCCTGTACTACCTTACACACATTTTCATCGTCTTGGTTATAGGTAATACTGCCCCCTTTTACAATACTATCCACAAAAATTTGAAACTGTTCTACGTAATTTTCAAAGCTTGGAAATACATTGATATGATCCCAAGCTATGCCGCTTATTAAGGCAATATTAGGTTTGTACAAATGAAATTTTGGTCTTCTGTCTATAGGAGAAGACAAATATTCGTCGCCTTCTAAAACTATAAAATCGTTCTCTTCGGTTAAGTGCACCATACGTTCAAAGCCATCTAATTGTGCTCCAACCATATAGTCTACCTCACGACCATGATATTTTAAAACATGCAAAATCATGGAGGTAATCGTAGTTTTCCCATGGCTCCCGCCAATCACTACTCTTGTTTTATTTTTCGATTGCTCGTATAGAAATTCTGGATAGGAATAGATGGGCAATCCTAATTCTTGTGCTTTTAGTAATTCTGGATTATCTGCTTTAGCGTGCATTCCTAAGATAACAACGTCTATAGCATTTGTGATTTTTTCAGGAAACCACCCAAACACCTCTGGCAATAAGTTTTTTTCTGCTAATCGAGTTTTGGAGGGCTCAAAAATAACGTCATCGCTTCCTGTGATGGTATCCCCTTTATGGTTTAATGCTAAGGCTAGATTGTGCATAGCACTTCCACCAATGGCAATAAAATGTATGTTCATGTAACGTAAATTATACGGCAAAGATAAGAATAGAAAAGTCGTATTCAAATTGAAACCTATTTCATTCTTTATTTTTACCTTAGGTGAAAATTTACAAAATGAATTTAAAGTTATCTGAAATAGTTGCCCAAGAAATTATGCCTGGTTACCACGGCAAACTCGTCCACACGAAAAACATGAGCTTAGCTTTTTGGGAGGTAGAAAAAGATGCCGTAGTGCCGGAACATTCGCATGTTAATGAGCAGGTGATGCAGGTTTTAGAAGGGAAGTTCGAATTTACTTTAAACGGAGTAACCAAAATTTATGAACCGGGTGATTTAGTAGTGATTGGTTCTTTTGTGCCCCATAGCGGAAAGGCACTCACCCCTTGTAAATTAATGGATGTTTTTAGTCCGACAAGAGAGGAATATAAATAAACGCCCCCTAACCCCCAAAGGGGGAATTAAAAACTCCCCTCTCCGTAGGGAGCCGGGAGTTTAAAAAAAATATAAATAATTTTTAAAAAATGAACATCTCTTTAAAAGGTAAAAAAGCCTTAGTCGGCGGAAGTAGCGATGGTATCGGAAAAGCAATTGCTATTCAACTTGCCGAATGTGGCGCTAGTGTAACTTTGGTCTCTAGGTCTGAAGATAAATTGAAAAAACTATTAAAAACACTTGCTAGCACTGACGGACAAAAGCACCAATACATCCTTGTGGACTACACTAATTTTGACGATTACAAAACTAAAATTTCGAGTTTTTTTAAAACGAATTCTATAGATATTTTAGTGAATAATACCCAAGGACCTGCCGCTGGAAATACCTTAGAGAAAAATACTGAGGATTATCAAGCGGCATTCGATTTACTGTTTAAAAATACCGTTTTTACCACTGAATTGGCCCTTGAAACTATGATCAAAAACAAATGGGGACGTATCATTAATGTGGCTTCTGTTTCTGTAAAAGAACCCTTATCGTATTTAGCCCTATCCAATACCATAAGAGCCGCTGTGGTTACTTGGGGAAAATCTTTGGCTGGTGATGTTGGCCCCCATCAGATTACCGTAAATAGTGTATTAACGGGTTTTTTTGACACCAACAGAATTGCACAATTAAACGCGAGCAAAGCCAAGCAACTACAGATTTCAGAAGCAAAAGTGCGACATGAAATGGAAGAAAAAGTAGCCTTGAAACGTATTGGAAAACCAGAAGAATATGGGTATTTAGTGGCTTTTTTAGCTTCGGATCATGCCGCCTATATTACAGGAACTTCTATCCCGATTGATGGTGGACTTTTAAAAACTTTATAAAAATTGTGTGCAGGATTCAGTGTTCAGTATAATCAAAAAAAAAAAAACTGTGCACTGTTACGGTACACTGCTCGCTTTTTAATAATCTGATGTAACTTCACTCACCGAAATCAGGGTTTTACGCATTTTAACTTGTAGGTACATTGGTTATCATTCATATTTGCTTTAAAATTTAAATGAATTCTTTATGAAAACAGCATCGCTTCTTATTGCCCTTCTTATATGTACTCAGCTGGTGACTGGTCAAGAAAATTCAGATTCCTACGAGGTACTATGGAAACAAGTGGCACAATTTGATACTGAAAATCTACCGAAATCAGCACAAAAAGTAGTCGGTGTGATTACAGAAAAGGCTAGAAAAGAAAAAAATACGCCGCAGCTCGTTAAGTCACTTATCTATGCATCAAAATATACCTTAACACTCGAAGAGGAAGCACAACTAAGCATCATAAACGATTTTAAATCTGAAATTGAAAAAGCAGAATTGCCCACAAAAAATATTTTGGAAAGCTATTTAGCCAATTTATATTGGCAGTACTTTCAACAAAATAGATATTTATTTTATAATCGTACAGAAACTGCTGAAAAAGTAGATAGTACTGATTTTAGAACTTGGGATTTAACGACACTTTTTAATGAAATAAGCATACATTTTGAGGCTTCTTTACAAA
The sequence above is drawn from the Cellulophaga sp. Hel_I_12 genome and encodes:
- the murC gene encoding UDP-N-acetylmuramate--L-alanine ligase translates to MNIHFIAIGGSAMHNLALALNHKGDTITGSDDVIFEPSKTRLAEKNLLPEVFGWFPEKITNAIDVVILGMHAKADNPELLKAQELGLPIYSYPEFLYEQSKNKTRVVIGGSHGKTTITSMILHVLKYHGREVDYMVGAQLDGFERMVHLTEENDFIVLEGDEYLSSPIDRRPKFHLYKPNIALISGIAWDHINVFPSFENYVEQFQIFVDSIVKGGSITYNQDDENVCKVVQASENAIRKLAYTVPQYSVENGETLLETPEGLMPIEVFGAHNLSNLSGAKWICQNMGVDEDDFYEAIATFKGASKRLEKIAESATCVVFKDFAHSPSKVAATTKAVKEQYPERKLIALLELHTYSSFNPEFIKLYNGALNAADMPIVFYLPESVAIKKLAPVSEAQIRTAFQREDLNIFTTSDELQKFVNGQSLDHTVLLLMSSGTYGGLDLKALKERVEA
- a CDS encoding SDR family oxidoreductase, with protein sequence MNISLKGKKALVGGSSDGIGKAIAIQLAECGASVTLVSRSEDKLKKLLKTLASTDGQKHQYILVDYTNFDDYKTKISSFFKTNSIDILVNNTQGPAAGNTLEKNTEDYQAAFDLLFKNTVFTTELALETMIKNKWGRIINVASVSVKEPLSYLALSNTIRAAVVTWGKSLAGDVGPHQITVNSVLTGFFDTNRIAQLNASKAKQLQISEAKVRHEMEEKVALKRIGKPEEYGYLVAFLASDHAAYITGTSIPIDGGLLKTL
- a CDS encoding cupin domain-containing protein — protein: MNLKLSEIVAQEIMPGYHGKLVHTKNMSLAFWEVEKDAVVPEHSHVNEQVMQVLEGKFEFTLNGVTKIYEPGDLVVIGSFVPHSGKALTPCKLMDVFSPTREEYK